The segment AAAGAAAATTTTCTCATTCTGATCCACCGCAACGACCATATTGCCAGTTTGATTTTCCGGATTTTCCTGACGAAGATTACCCTGCGGAAGTTCAATTGGAAGTGAACGAGTAATTAACGGAGCAGAAATGATGAAGGCGATAAGAACAACAAGGAGGATATCAACGAAGGGTGTGACGTTTATATCTGCCAACATTTGCTGACT is part of the SAR324 cluster bacterium genome and harbors:
- a CDS encoding biopolymer transporter ExbD — translated: MLADINVTPFVDILLVVLIAFIISAPLITRSLPIELPQGNLRQENPENQTGNMVVAVDQNEKIFFQETDYDIASLEAYLEKEKSIPRSKVVYLQLDRRVEHGYLIKLMLVFKNAGFTEVGLAFNEKDL